In the Thermotoga sp. Ku-13t genome, one interval contains:
- the rplW gene encoding 50S ribosomal protein L23: MNQQKLTPYDVIIRPIVTEKTMSAREDRKYVFEVNLLANKNQVKDAVEKLFNVKVEKVNILIVKPKPKRRGVFEGRTRQWKKAIVTLKEGHTIKELEVQQ; encoded by the coding sequence ATGAATCAGCAGAAGCTCACGCCCTATGATGTGATCATCCGACCCATAGTAACAGAAAAAACCATGTCTGCGAGAGAAGACAGAAAGTATGTCTTCGAGGTCAACCTCCTGGCGAACAAGAATCAGGTGAAAGATGCCGTTGAGAAATTGTTCAACGTCAAGGTTGAAAAGGTCAACATTCTGATTGTAAAACCGAAACCGAAACGCCGGGGTGTGTTCGAAGGCAGAACACGGCAGTGGAAAAAAGCCATCGTCACCTTGAAAGAGGGTCACACGATCAAAGAACTGGAAGTCCAGCAATGA